In uncultured Desulfobacter sp., one DNA window encodes the following:
- a CDS encoding GAF domain-containing protein: MKTHELHYETITRLTTAISQCKEQEEVAMITAESVKSAFNAKGCCIFLVNRESGELGLMGSSGLSEEYLKKGPTHFKQAIKEAKDAVPIAIYDVMDDPRIEYPDAAKKEGIASLLGVPIISHNKVIGALRLYTAEPWEFSQDDVTVIQAVALICGMAMDMCRMYKGYKTSIEVLKNMRDSSSFNVNKWTPYEGVPTSIDQSICDY; this comes from the coding sequence ATGAAGACCCACGAACTTCATTACGAAACCATCACCCGTTTGACCACCGCGATTTCCCAGTGCAAAGAACAAGAGGAAGTTGCCATGATTACCGCCGAAAGTGTAAAAAGCGCGTTCAATGCCAAGGGCTGCTGTATCTTTCTAGTCAACAGGGAGAGCGGGGAGCTGGGACTGATGGGTTCATCCGGTCTGAGTGAGGAATATCTCAAAAAAGGGCCGACCCACTTTAAACAGGCAATCAAAGAAGCCAAGGATGCGGTTCCCATTGCCATTTACGATGTCATGGATGATCCCCGGATTGAGTACCCTGACGCAGCAAAAAAAGAAGGGATCGCATCATTGCTGGGCGTACCCATTATCAGTCATAACAAAGTTATCGGTGCATTACGGCTTTACACTGCCGAACCATGGGAATTTTCCCAGGATGATGTCACCGTAATCCAGGCGGTTGCGCTGATCTGTGGTATGGCCATGGATATGTGTCGGATGTACAAAGGGTATAAAACCAGCATTGAAGTATTGAAAAACATGAGGGATTCGTCAAGCTTCAACGTCAATAAATGGACCCCGTATGAAGGAGTCCCCACCAGTATTGACCAGTCCATTTGTGATTATTAG
- the pyrE gene encoding orotate phosphoribosyltransferase, with the protein MNYKEDFIEFLVECNALKFGEFELKSGRIAPYFINTGMFDTGSKIQKLGTYYAKAINAHFKEDFHGIYGPAYKGIPLCITAACALADMGIDKGYVFNRKEAKTYADKSAVVGMPLTSDTRLILVDDVITSGKAIRESLEILKGCSNPQVCGIIISVNRQEKGKTEKNALAEVADTLGIPIFSIVTIREIINFLHNREIAGKIVLDDSMKAKIETYLETYGADR; encoded by the coding sequence ATGAATTATAAAGAAGACTTTATAGAGTTTCTGGTAGAGTGCAATGCCCTGAAATTCGGTGAGTTTGAGTTGAAAAGCGGTCGGATTGCGCCCTATTTTATCAATACCGGTATGTTTGATACCGGATCAAAGATTCAAAAGCTGGGCACCTATTATGCGAAAGCCATTAACGCCCATTTTAAAGAAGATTTTCATGGGATTTACGGACCTGCCTACAAAGGTATTCCTTTGTGCATCACGGCAGCCTGTGCCCTGGCCGACATGGGCATTGACAAAGGGTATGTGTTCAACCGCAAGGAAGCCAAAACCTATGCAGATAAAAGTGCTGTGGTGGGTATGCCCTTGACCTCCGACACCCGGCTGATTCTGGTGGATGACGTCATCACTTCGGGTAAAGCCATCCGGGAATCCTTGGAAATCCTAAAAGGCTGCAGTAATCCCCAGGTTTGCGGCATTATTATAAGTGTTAATCGCCAAGAAAAGGGGAAAACAGAAAAAAATGCGTTGGCAGAGGTGGCAGACACCCTTGGCATTCCCATTTTTTCTATTGTTACGATACGGGAAATCATTAATTTTCTGCATAACCGGGAAATAGCGGGCAAAATTGTTCTGGATGACTCAATGAAAGCTAAAATTGAAACCTATCTTGAAACCTATGGCGCAGATCGTTGA
- a CDS encoding dihydroorotate dehydrogenase electron transfer subunit — translation MITQLMPAMVNVADKEVHSPEFVSLYIDEPIDFKPGQFVMVWIPGVDEKPYTISHHSPNRFGITVEAKGLFSKKAVSLGPGDKIGIRGPFGNGFNMGIGHKRVAVVAGGCGMAPLAPLVEAFQTGDGPEVVLIQGARSKSFLLYPDRFAAKAEICTDDGSKGYKGFVTDILEQKINELSKVSTPIFDMVYACGPEIMMGKVFEICEVHGIPCQVSLERYMRCGFGVCGACVCGHVVVCKDGPVFGSKILRTMDDFNTRALLKTGQPVPLNEYATWRCQ, via the coding sequence ATGATTACACAGTTGATGCCGGCCATGGTTAACGTGGCGGACAAGGAAGTTCACAGCCCTGAGTTTGTCTCCCTTTATATTGATGAACCCATTGACTTTAAACCGGGCCAGTTTGTCATGGTCTGGATTCCCGGCGTGGATGAAAAACCCTATACTATTTCCCATCACAGTCCGAACCGCTTCGGTATTACTGTGGAAGCCAAGGGGCTTTTCTCTAAAAAAGCCGTATCCCTTGGGCCTGGAGATAAAATTGGTATCCGTGGACCTTTTGGCAACGGATTTAATATGGGAATCGGTCATAAGCGGGTTGCCGTTGTGGCCGGCGGCTGCGGCATGGCGCCCCTTGCGCCCCTTGTGGAGGCTTTCCAAACCGGTGACGGGCCTGAGGTGGTGCTGATCCAGGGTGCCCGGTCTAAATCTTTTCTGCTTTACCCGGACCGGTTTGCGGCAAAGGCCGAAATATGTACCGATGATGGATCAAAAGGATATAAAGGGTTTGTCACCGATATTCTGGAACAAAAAATAAACGAACTGTCGAAGGTTTCTACCCCCATTTTTGATATGGTCTATGCCTGCGGCCCGGAAATCATGATGGGCAAGGTGTTTGAGATTTGTGAGGTCCACGGCATCCCCTGCCAGGTATCCCTGGAACGGTACATGAGATGCGGGTTCGGGGTGTGCGGGGCATGTGTATGCGGTCATGTCGTGGTGTGCAAAGACGGACCGGTCTTTGGCTCAAAGATCTTGAGGACCATGGACGATTTTAATACCCGGGCATTGTTGAAAACCGGGCAGCCGGTGCCCCTGAATGAGTATGCCACATGGCGCTGCCAGTAG
- a CDS encoding dihydroorotate dehydrogenase: protein MQTSFLGKALRTPLVLASGVLGNNKAILERVWENGCGLPTMKSIGPAPREGHKNPTVIDLGNGMINAVGLPSPGYLNMEEEWQELSDRAFPVNASIYGGSVDEFVRVAEFVSAKGPDFIELNISCPNSDQHGMIFGVNAQSSHDVVAAVKKAIDVPLIAKLTPAAPDIAAIAKACEDAGADAICAINTAGPGMVIDIESRQPVLAFKKGGLSGPMIKPIAVRCVYDIFRAVSIPIIGLGGISTGKDALEIIMAGATLVGIGTAVRYRGITVFDKVNKEIDQWLAAHDTTMEEIRGAAHREAL from the coding sequence ATGCAAACCTCGTTTTTAGGGAAAGCACTGCGCACACCTTTGGTATTGGCCTCGGGTGTGCTCGGTAACAATAAAGCTATTTTAGAAAGGGTTTGGGAAAACGGCTGCGGACTTCCCACCATGAAGTCCATTGGGCCCGCTCCCCGGGAGGGCCATAAAAATCCAACGGTCATTGATCTTGGCAACGGCATGATCAATGCTGTGGGCCTGCCTTCCCCGGGTTACCTGAACATGGAAGAGGAGTGGCAGGAGCTTTCAGACCGGGCCTTTCCCGTGAACGCCAGCATATATGGCGGATCAGTGGATGAATTTGTCCGGGTGGCGGAGTTTGTTTCTGCCAAAGGACCGGATTTTATTGAATTGAATATATCCTGCCCTAATTCAGATCAGCATGGCATGATTTTCGGGGTGAATGCCCAGTCTTCCCATGATGTTGTGGCCGCGGTTAAAAAAGCGATTGATGTGCCTTTGATCGCCAAGCTGACGCCGGCTGCCCCGGATATCGCAGCCATTGCAAAGGCGTGTGAGGATGCCGGCGCCGATGCCATCTGCGCCATTAATACGGCCGGGCCGGGCATGGTGATTGACATTGAGTCCCGGCAGCCTGTGCTTGCCTTTAAAAAAGGCGGGCTTTCCGGCCCCATGATTAAACCCATTGCCGTGCGGTGTGTGTACGATATTTTTCGGGCCGTATCCATCCCGATCATTGGCCTGGGCGGCATCAGCACCGGAAAAGATGCCCTGGAGATCATCATGGCAGGGGCGACGCTTGTGGGAATCGGCACGGCCGTAAGATACCGGGGGATCACCGTGTTTGATAAGGTAAATAAAGAGATCGACCAATGGCTGGCAGCCCACGACACCACTATGGAAGAGATCCGGGGCGCAGCCCACAGGGAGGCCCTATGA
- the nqrF gene encoding NADH:ubiquinone reductase (Na(+)-transporting) subunit F has product MIYLISILVFTVVIGLLVMVLLFVEAKVTTKGEHMVTINGKADEALKISGNPTLLSALSGEDIFLPSACGGSGSCGMCRCKVVEGGGSVLPTELSHLSRKEKAEGVRLSCQLKVKEDLSIEVPESIFGIKKVEAEVVSNKNVATFIKELVLRPSEPFDFKAGAYIQIDVPEYELDFKDFHIASKYVSEWKKYNLLDLTSKGIKPGFRAYSLANPPHDKEILMLNVRIATPPPGTEGIPPGFGSSYVFGLEPGDRVMVSGPYGDFMARDTDREMCFIGGGAGMAPLRSHILHQLDGIDSGRKISFWYGARSIKEMFYDEDFKELVEKYPNFSYHVALSAPDPEDNWSGRTGFINTYLVETYLSTHEDPAEIEYYLCGPPPMIDSVIDSLYEMGVEDDMIFYDKF; this is encoded by the coding sequence TTGATTTATTTAATCAGTATCCTGGTGTTTACCGTTGTTATAGGTCTTCTGGTTATGGTGCTCTTGTTTGTGGAAGCAAAAGTGACCACAAAGGGAGAGCATATGGTGACCATCAATGGCAAGGCCGATGAGGCTTTAAAAATTTCAGGCAATCCCACGCTGTTGTCTGCTTTGTCGGGTGAAGATATTTTTTTGCCTTCTGCCTGCGGCGGGTCCGGGTCCTGCGGGATGTGTCGGTGCAAGGTGGTTGAGGGCGGCGGCAGTGTGCTGCCCACAGAGCTGTCGCATTTAAGCCGGAAGGAAAAGGCGGAAGGCGTTCGCCTCTCCTGTCAGCTCAAAGTCAAGGAAGACCTTTCCATTGAGGTGCCTGAATCCATTTTCGGCATTAAAAAAGTAGAAGCCGAGGTGGTATCCAATAAAAACGTGGCCACGTTTATCAAAGAGCTTGTGCTGCGTCCTTCCGAACCCTTTGATTTTAAGGCCGGCGCTTATATCCAGATTGACGTGCCCGAATATGAACTTGATTTTAAAGATTTTCATATCGCCAGCAAGTATGTCAGCGAATGGAAAAAGTATAATCTTTTAGACTTGACGTCCAAAGGGATAAAACCGGGATTCAGGGCCTATTCCCTGGCCAATCCGCCCCATGACAAAGAGATTCTCATGCTAAACGTACGTATTGCAACACCGCCGCCGGGCACCGAGGGCATTCCTCCGGGATTTGGTTCCTCCTATGTGTTCGGACTTGAACCCGGTGACCGGGTGATGGTGTCAGGTCCTTACGGGGACTTCATGGCAAGGGATACGGACCGGGAGATGTGCTTTATCGGTGGTGGTGCCGGTATGGCGCCTTTGCGTTCCCATATTCTGCACCAGCTGGACGGGATCGATTCCGGCCGTAAGATCTCCTTCTGGTACGGGGCCAGATCCATCAAAGAGATGTTTTACGACGAAGATTTTAAAGAACTTGTGGAAAAATATCCTAATTTTTCCTACCATGTGGCCTTGTCCGCACCCGATCCGGAAGACAACTGGAGCGGCCGGACCGGGTTTATCAACACCTATCTTGTGGAGACTTACTTAAGCACCCACGAAGATCCGGCTGAGATTGAGTATTACCTGTGCGGTCCGCCGCCCATGATTGATTCGGTTATTGACAGCCTTTACGAGATGGGTGTGGAAGATGATATGATATTTTATGACAAGTTTTAA
- the nqrE gene encoding NADH:ubiquinone reductase (Na(+)-transporting) subunit E, whose product MGDLFSLFINSVFIGNILLAYFLGMCSFIAVSKNVDTAAGLGFAVIFVLSVTSPVNWIIYHGFLAPGALSWIGFPDLDLSFLKFITFIAVIAALVQAVEMVIDRYSPELYATLGVFLPLIAVNCAILGTSLFMVERNYTFIESIVFGAGSGTGWMLAIVTMAAIRKKARYSDVPDGLQGFGFTMIIAGLMAMTFMMFSGITL is encoded by the coding sequence ATGGGTGATCTGTTCAGTCTGTTTATTAATTCCGTTTTCATCGGCAACATCCTTCTGGCCTATTTTCTTGGGATGTGTTCGTTTATTGCTGTTTCCAAAAATGTGGATACGGCGGCAGGGTTGGGATTTGCCGTTATTTTTGTGTTGTCTGTGACAAGTCCGGTCAACTGGATCATCTATCACGGCTTTCTGGCCCCGGGTGCGTTGTCCTGGATAGGGTTTCCTGACCTTGACTTAAGCTTTTTAAAGTTCATTACCTTTATTGCCGTGATTGCCGCCCTGGTCCAGGCCGTGGAGATGGTTATTGACCGGTATTCGCCCGAGCTTTACGCTACGCTGGGCGTGTTTTTACCACTGATTGCCGTAAACTGCGCTATTTTGGGTACCAGTCTTTTCATGGTGGAGCGAAACTACACCTTTATTGAGTCCATTGTCTTTGGCGCAGGTTCCGGCACCGGCTGGATGCTGGCCATTGTCACCATGGCCGCTATCCGAAAAAAGGCCCGGTATTCGGATGTGCCTGACGGTTTGCAAGGATTCGGGTTTACCATGATCATTGCAGGATTGATGGCCATGACGTTTATGATGTTTTCAGGCATCACCTTATAA
- a CDS encoding NADH:ubiquinone reductase (Na(+)-transporting) subunit D, translated as MKLKSKSEYQEILIKGLWSQNPVAYQVLGICSALAVTVKMSTAVVMALALTVVTACSSMIISSMRKIIPSNIRIIVELAIISTLVIVTDQVLKAYFYDISKQLSIFVGLIITNCIVLGRAEAFALANDPIDSFVDGIANGLGYGLILVVVAFIRELLGSGKFLGFQVVPGFVYDLGFQNMGLMVLAPGAFFVIGLLVWLKNSLPGISSQKK; from the coding sequence ATGAAGCTTAAATCCAAAAGTGAATACCAGGAGATCTTGATCAAGGGCCTGTGGAGCCAGAACCCTGTGGCCTACCAGGTGCTGGGTATCTGTTCTGCTTTGGCCGTAACCGTGAAAATGTCCACGGCCGTTGTCATGGCCCTGGCCCTGACAGTTGTAACGGCCTGTTCGTCCATGATCATCTCCTCCATGAGAAAGATCATTCCATCCAATATCCGGATCATTGTAGAACTGGCTATTATCTCCACCCTGGTGATTGTTACCGACCAGGTACTCAAAGCCTATTTTTATGACATATCCAAACAGCTTTCCATTTTTGTGGGGTTGATTATCACCAACTGCATTGTTCTCGGTCGGGCCGAAGCCTTTGCCCTGGCCAATGATCCCATTGATTCTTTTGTGGATGGTATCGCCAACGGCTTGGGCTATGGTTTGATCCTTGTGGTGGTGGCCTTTATCCGGGAGCTTCTGGGGTCCGGAAAATTTTTAGGATTTCAGGTGGTCCCCGGTTTTGTATATGACCTTGGTTTCCAGAATATGGGGTTGATGGTGCTGGCCCCGGGTGCCTTTTTTGTCATCGGCCTTCTGGTGTGGCTGAAAAATTCTTTGCCCGGCATATCAAGCCAAAAAAAATAA
- a CDS encoding FMN-binding protein codes for MFEKNSKAHVILFALVLSVLCSLLITAAATGLKSKQQENMALDKKVNLLRAASLVDVGQKPGKEKINTLYDQRIEEVVVDSQGKIMETENPKGMHLYFIHGKGTGNSHDLKDISGYIVPINTRGLWGKIQGYLAFENDGQTVSGFSVFSHSETPGLGGEIESAWFQKNFKGKKILNSQDKFVSIGIAKGKAGDLPKDEQENFVDGISGATLTGRYLSEGIKNTLMKYEGVSVTFRQKQLKAEAGDPAHE; via the coding sequence ATGTTTGAGAAAAACTCAAAAGCCCATGTCATCCTTTTTGCTCTTGTCCTGTCCGTATTGTGCAGTCTTTTGATCACTGCGGCAGCAACGGGTCTTAAAAGCAAGCAGCAGGAGAACATGGCCCTGGACAAAAAAGTGAACCTGCTGCGGGCCGCAAGTCTTGTGGATGTGGGCCAGAAGCCTGGGAAAGAGAAGATTAACACCCTTTATGACCAGCGCATTGAAGAGGTGGTTGTGGACTCCCAGGGAAAAATTATGGAAACAGAAAACCCCAAAGGCATGCATCTGTATTTTATCCATGGGAAGGGCACAGGGAACAGCCATGACTTAAAGGACATTTCCGGTTATATCGTGCCCATCAATACCCGGGGACTGTGGGGGAAAATTCAAGGGTATCTGGCCTTTGAAAATGACGGTCAGACCGTATCAGGTTTTTCCGTGTTCAGCCACTCTGAAACCCCGGGGCTTGGCGGAGAGATTGAAAGTGCATGGTTCCAGAAGAATTTTAAAGGCAAAAAGATCCTTAACTCCCAGGATAAATTTGTCTCCATCGGCATTGCCAAGGGAAAGGCCGGTGATCTGCCCAAAGATGAACAGGAGAATTTTGTGGACGGCATCTCCGGGGCCACCCTGACAGGCCGGTATCTGTCCGAAGGTATTAAAAATACCCTGATGAAGTACGAGGGCGTATCTGTTACTTTCCGGCAGAAACAACTAAAAGCGGAAGCTGGTGACCCAGCCCATGAATAG
- a CDS encoding NADH:ubiquinone reductase (Na(+)-transporting) subunit B: MKNPLKKFFDDTKPLFTGDGKYKKYEPVWDATKTFFFLPSEKVRAMPFVRDHLDLKRYMSIVILALLPVTFFGIYNTGYQAGIGAGESWPAIQCILVGAWYVLPIILVSYAVGFAWEFLFAVMRGHKISEGLLVTGLLFPLTLPPTIPLWQVALGISFGVVIGKEVFGGTGRNILNPALTGRAFLFFSYPVSMSGDVWVAGKNLVDGVTGATALSVTGTGGQSITAALSNAGYSLGQLFTGLVPGSVGETSALCCLIGAAILMVTRIANYRIIIGGIAGLVITSFIVYLIPGGQNTWSNAGPLYHLCAGGFLFGIIFMATDPVSAPGTNPGRWIFGAAIGFFTVILRVGNPAFMEGVMLAILFMNVFAPLLDHLVLKYKSSKRIPNV, encoded by the coding sequence ATGAAAAATCCTTTAAAAAAGTTTTTTGATGATACAAAGCCCTTGTTTACCGGAGACGGGAAGTATAAAAAATATGAGCCTGTCTGGGACGCTACCAAAACATTTTTCTTTTTGCCTTCGGAGAAGGTTCGTGCCATGCCCTTTGTCCGGGATCACCTGGATCTGAAACGATATATGAGCATCGTGATTCTGGCGCTTTTACCGGTAACCTTTTTCGGAATATATAACACCGGTTATCAGGCTGGCATCGGGGCCGGTGAATCCTGGCCCGCGATCCAGTGTATCCTTGTCGGTGCCTGGTATGTGCTGCCCATCATCCTCGTATCTTATGCGGTGGGGTTTGCCTGGGAGTTCCTTTTTGCGGTGATGCGGGGCCATAAAATATCCGAAGGGCTTCTTGTCACAGGATTGCTTTTTCCCTTGACCCTGCCGCCAACCATTCCTTTATGGCAGGTGGCACTTGGTATCTCTTTCGGGGTGGTCATTGGCAAGGAGGTCTTTGGCGGAACGGGCCGCAATATCCTTAACCCGGCACTGACCGGGCGCGCTTTTCTGTTTTTTTCCTATCCAGTCTCCATGTCCGGAGATGTCTGGGTGGCGGGAAAAAATCTGGTAGACGGCGTGACCGGGGCCACAGCCCTTTCCGTGACAGGTACCGGGGGGCAGTCCATCACGGCAGCCCTTTCCAATGCCGGTTATTCCCTGGGGCAGCTTTTCACAGGATTGGTGCCGGGCAGTGTGGGGGAAACTTCGGCGCTCTGTTGCCTGATCGGTGCCGCCATTCTCATGGTGACCCGTATTGCCAATTACAGAATTATTATCGGCGGCATTGCCGGGCTTGTTATCACAAGTTTTATTGTATACCTGATCCCCGGGGGGCAGAATACCTGGTCCAATGCCGGCCCTCTTTATCATTTGTGTGCCGGCGGATTTTTGTTCGGCATCATCTTTATGGCCACGGATCCGGTCTCAGCGCCGGGAACCAATCCGGGTCGCTGGATTTTCGGGGCAGCCATTGGTTTTTTTACCGTGATTCTCAGGGTGGGAAACCCCGCGTTCATGGAAGGGGTGATGCTGGCGATATTGTTCATGAACGTGTTCGCGCCTTTGCTGGATCACCTGGTACTCAAGTATAAATCATCAAAGAGGATTCCCAATGTTTGA
- a CDS encoding 4Fe-4S dicluster domain-containing protein yields MKTLKISRGFNLNVAEQPDLNCVHLDLPSSLGCCAGDIPHIRPKLLVKEGQRVKTGETLFTDKRDTTIQYVSPGTGLVEKIIYGDRRRLMEVLIAPESEDEYVEYDPVDLDGITGMPLDFLVAHLKKGGLWQGLRQFPALDFADPDHSPSMIIVAMDGNDLFSPRPDIILKDNISAFEAGMVILRRFSTRLEVVCRESSLESILKQGSLVADQITHAAPDIYPAWHPGAVLYQIKQEPSENSAWCIRLEHLVMMGRFLLTGRYPVEKVVTVTRPGEQQPHMRGRQGMPLSSLVENMPENSIVTTGRFNGRILGKDAHIGFFENTVNIIESGPEEELFGFVRPGLNKPTVSSTFLSSLFKRSAKMDCTLHGEARACINCSYCERICPNELMPSFIMKALHAGELEEALALGLMDCCKCGLCSFACPSKIELTQILSDAMDDYYKDK; encoded by the coding sequence ATGAAAACATTAAAAATTTCCCGGGGGTTTAACCTGAATGTGGCTGAGCAGCCCGATCTGAACTGTGTTCACCTGGATCTGCCGTCCAGTTTAGGTTGCTGTGCTGGGGACATACCACATATCCGGCCAAAATTGCTGGTTAAAGAGGGACAGCGCGTTAAAACCGGCGAAACTTTATTCACAGACAAGCGAGATACAACCATACAATATGTCTCGCCTGGAACCGGCCTGGTGGAAAAGATTATTTACGGAGACCGGCGCCGCCTGATGGAGGTGCTAATCGCACCTGAGTCCGAAGATGAGTATGTTGAATATGATCCGGTTGATTTGGACGGGATTACCGGAATGCCCCTGGATTTCCTTGTGGCGCACCTGAAAAAAGGCGGCCTGTGGCAGGGACTTCGCCAGTTTCCGGCTCTGGATTTCGCCGATCCGGATCATTCCCCGTCCATGATTATTGTGGCCATGGATGGAAATGACCTTTTTTCGCCGCGTCCTGACATCATTCTCAAAGATAACATTAGCGCCTTTGAAGCGGGTATGGTAATTCTGCGCAGATTTTCAACTCGCCTTGAAGTGGTCTGCCGGGAAAGCAGCCTGGAAAGTATCTTGAAACAAGGAAGCTTAGTGGCGGACCAGATTACCCATGCCGCCCCTGACATTTATCCTGCCTGGCACCCCGGTGCGGTGCTTTATCAGATCAAGCAAGAGCCATCGGAGAACAGCGCCTGGTGTATCCGTCTGGAGCATCTGGTCATGATGGGCCGTTTTTTGCTCACCGGTCGGTATCCGGTCGAGAAAGTCGTCACCGTTACCCGGCCCGGAGAGCAGCAGCCCCATATGCGAGGCCGTCAGGGCATGCCCTTGTCTTCCCTGGTCGAAAATATGCCTGAAAACAGTATTGTCACCACAGGCCGATTTAACGGCCGGATTTTGGGCAAGGATGCCCATATCGGGTTTTTTGAAAATACGGTTAATATCATTGAATCCGGGCCGGAGGAGGAGCTATTCGGTTTTGTCCGTCCCGGCCTTAACAAGCCCACAGTCTCGTCTACATTTCTGTCTTCCCTGTTCAAGCGGTCGGCAAAAATGGACTGCACCCTGCACGGTGAAGCCCGGGCCTGTATCAATTGCTCCTATTGTGAACGGATTTGCCCCAATGAACTTATGCCCTCCTTTATCATGAAGGCGCTGCATGCAGGAGAACTTGAAGAAGCCCTGGCGCTTGGGCTCATGGACTGCTGCAAATGTGGGCTGTGTTCATTTGCCTGCCCTTCCAAAATTGAATTGACCCAAATACTTTCGGACGCCATGGACGACTATTACAAGGACAAATAA
- a CDS encoding pancreas/duodenum homeobox protein 1, producing the protein MVQKNFDSILTQEFLDELLPPERSDQFFDALYGDASEGAYDIRLEPISISGSRIVLAFNLLRRPDKCLVCSLTYGLPNVFTRHPLININGMIEKIKEAGIPAKNWRLGDTEENSASLHIIPLYIDLDK; encoded by the coding sequence ATGGTTCAAAAAAATTTTGACAGCATACTCACCCAAGAATTTTTAGATGAGCTGTTACCGCCTGAAAGAAGTGATCAGTTTTTTGATGCGCTGTATGGTGATGCCTCAGAAGGAGCCTATGACATCAGGCTGGAACCTATCAGTATTTCCGGCAGCCGGATTGTACTTGCCTTTAATCTGCTGCGCCGGCCAGACAAATGCCTGGTGTGCAGCCTGACATACGGACTCCCCAACGTTTTTACCCGGCACCCCTTGATCAATATCAACGGTATGATTGAAAAAATAAAAGAGGCAGGAATTCCGGCAAAAAACTGGCGTTTAGGAGATACCGAGGAAAATTCCGCGTCCCTTCATATTATTCCTTTATATATCGACCTAGACAAATAG
- a CDS encoding peptidylprolyl isomerase, translating to MADLTAIMETSKGTINITLFADKTPYTVGNFVNLAKREYYNGLTFHRVISDFMIQGGCPYGNGMGGPGYEFEDEFKKDLKHDKPGILSMANAGPGTNGSQFFITHVPTPHLDGMHTVFGAVVSQEDQDVVNSITQGDTIESITIKGNVGSVFKKIKAKLDGWNKTLSKSFPKLPKA from the coding sequence ATGGCAGATTTGACAGCAATTATGGAAACGTCAAAAGGCACCATTAACATTACGCTTTTTGCCGACAAGACCCCGTATACCGTAGGGAATTTTGTAAACCTTGCCAAACGGGAATATTATAACGGGTTAACCTTTCACCGTGTGATTTCAGATTTTATGATCCAGGGCGGATGTCCTTACGGCAACGGCATGGGCGGCCCGGGCTACGAATTTGAGGATGAATTCAAAAAAGATCTTAAACACGACAAGCCCGGAATCCTGTCAATGGCCAATGCCGGTCCCGGGACAAACGGCAGCCAGTTTTTTATTACTCATGTGCCCACACCCCATCTCGACGGTATGCACACCGTATTCGGAGCTGTTGTCAGCCAGGAAGATCAGGACGTGGTTAACAGCATCACCCAGGGTGATACCATTGAAAGCATTACCATCAAAGGCAATGTGGGTTCTGTGTTCAAAAAAATCAAAGCCAAACTGGATGGGTGGAATAAGACGTTGAGTAAGTCATTTCCAAAGCTTCCCAAAGCTTAG